A DNA window from Methylobacterium sp. NMS14P contains the following coding sequences:
- a CDS encoding L,D-transpeptidase → MIATLPSAWSRLRRIVLSRILLAVVAIAPLAACQTRPVQVAQDDEAAWYVGSKPDKPFDIPLVDTQRLDPKYRRQQVSYNGPEQPGTIVVDIDKRQLVLVQADGTAMQYGVGVGKAGFSWKGEARVGRKGVWPDWSPTVTMVSLHPDLPRTRKGGLDNPLGARALYLYQGNRDILFRIHGTNEPWSIGEQMSSGCVRMLNEDIADLYERVPVGTRVLIKRNGKYRT, encoded by the coding sequence ATGATCGCCACGCTTCCCTCGGCCTGGAGCCGCCTGCGCCGGATCGTTCTCTCGCGAATCCTCCTCGCCGTCGTGGCGATCGCGCCCCTCGCGGCCTGCCAGACCCGTCCGGTCCAGGTCGCCCAGGACGACGAGGCGGCGTGGTACGTCGGCAGCAAGCCCGACAAGCCCTTCGACATTCCGCTTGTCGATACCCAGCGCCTCGATCCGAAGTACCGCCGCCAGCAGGTGAGCTACAACGGCCCCGAGCAGCCCGGGACGATCGTGGTCGACATCGACAAGCGTCAGCTCGTCCTCGTCCAGGCCGACGGCACGGCGATGCAATACGGTGTCGGTGTCGGCAAGGCCGGCTTCTCGTGGAAGGGCGAGGCACGGGTCGGGCGCAAGGGCGTATGGCCGGACTGGAGCCCGACCGTCACGATGGTCTCGCTGCATCCCGACCTGCCGCGCACCCGCAAGGGCGGCCTCGACAACCCCCTCGGCGCGCGCGCCCTCTACCTCTACCAGGGCAACCGCGACATCCTGTTCCGCATCCACGGTACCAACGAGCCCTGGAGCATCGGCGAGCAGATGTCGTCGGGCTGCGTCCGGATGCTGAACGAGGATATCGCCGACCTGTACGAGCGCGTGCCGGTAGGCACCCGCGTCCTCATCAAGCGCAACGGCAAGTACCGGACCTGA
- a CDS encoding electron transporter: MRFVRHLSSPAPDATCRCGLGALLALGLGLAPGPAAARLVQADLARVAVAPPPGAQAPLDLAVTDARTDRPTTLGQALGGRAALLLPVDYTCGNVCDPMLSLSADALAATGLPSDDYALVLVGIDPRDDAAAARRMLAETLGDRAKSVRPRALIVSDGALARLTGALGYKAVYDAGTDSFAHPAAALLLAADGRVARVLSPLALTGRDLRLALTEAGEGRVGSITDRLTLLCYGYDAARGVYTPLIQRILTVAGIVTILAIALLVAGLTRLTRGRET; this comes from the coding sequence ATGCGGTTCGTCAGGCACTTGTCCAGCCCCGCGCCTGACGCAACCTGTCGGTGTGGTCTGGGCGCCCTGCTGGCGCTGGGCCTCGGTCTGGCGCCGGGACCGGCCGCGGCCCGCCTCGTCCAGGCCGACCTCGCCCGCGTCGCGGTCGCGCCGCCTCCAGGTGCTCAGGCCCCGCTCGACCTCGCCGTCACCGACGCGCGCACCGACCGGCCGACCACTCTGGGGCAGGCGCTGGGAGGCCGCGCGGCCCTGCTGCTGCCGGTGGATTACACCTGCGGGAATGTCTGCGACCCGATGCTGTCCCTATCGGCGGACGCCCTGGCAGCCACGGGCCTGCCGTCCGACGACTACGCCCTCGTGCTCGTCGGGATCGACCCGCGCGACGACGCCGCGGCCGCGCGCCGCATGCTGGCGGAGACCCTCGGGGACCGGGCGAAGTCGGTCCGACCCCGGGCGCTCATCGTGTCGGACGGCGCGCTCGCGCGCCTTACCGGTGCGCTGGGCTACAAGGCGGTCTACGATGCCGGGACCGACAGCTTCGCGCATCCCGCAGCGGCGCTTCTTCTCGCCGCCGACGGCCGGGTGGCCCGGGTGCTGTCGCCCCTCGCGCTGACCGGGCGTGACCTCCGCCTCGCCCTGACCGAGGCCGGCGAGGGCCGGGTCGGCAGCATCACCGACCGGCTCACCCTGCTCTGCTACGGCTACGATGCCGCACGCGGTGTCTACACGCCGCTCATCCAGCGGATCCTGACGGTGGCCGGGATCGTCACGATCCTGGCGATCGCCCTTCTCGTCGCGGGCCTGACGCGCCTCACGCGCGGGCGTGAGACCTGA
- a CDS encoding thermonuclease family protein — protein MIRPMLALLLLCGPAAAAGTVSGPATVIDGDTIEVQGTRINLYGIDAPETAQRCETANGQEYRCGSEAAQALRARIGSGAVTCERREGGVPGRVTGICHVHGEDLSAWMVGQGLALANRQVTAPYIRQEGHAWATRRGIWAGTFEKPADWRQDRRRVEAAAGTSAAD, from the coding sequence ATGATCAGACCGATGCTCGCCCTGCTCCTCCTCTGCGGCCCCGCGGCCGCGGCCGGGACGGTCAGCGGCCCCGCGACCGTGATCGACGGTGACACGATCGAGGTGCAGGGTACGCGTATCAACCTCTACGGTATCGACGCTCCCGAGACCGCGCAGCGCTGCGAAACCGCCAATGGCCAGGAGTATCGCTGCGGCAGCGAGGCCGCGCAGGCCCTGCGCGCGCGGATCGGCAGCGGCGCGGTCACGTGCGAGCGGCGGGAGGGCGGCGTGCCCGGTCGCGTCACCGGGATCTGCCACGTCCACGGCGAGGACCTGTCCGCCTGGATGGTCGGGCAGGGGCTGGCGCTGGCCAACCGTCAAGTGACGGCTCCCTATATCCGCCAGGAGGGCCACGCCTGGGCGACCCGCCGCGGCATCTGGGCCGGCACCTTCGAGAAGCCGGCCGACTGGCGCCAGGACCGGCGCCGAGTCGAGGCCGCGGCCGGCACGAGCGCGGCCGACTAG
- a CDS encoding VOC family protein, whose protein sequence is MPETETLPTEATVAADVPLSPAIHLDHCVIHVSDWARSNAFYRDVVGAEIIERGPGFAYRFGGVQLNCHGPGVEAVPVAATPVQPGNSDLCFRWSGAIETAIAHLEAAGVPVELGPVERHGAAGTGISVYFRDPDGSLLEFITYAV, encoded by the coding sequence ATGCCCGAGACCGAAACTCTTCCGACCGAGGCGACAGTCGCTGCCGATGTCCCGCTCAGCCCGGCGATCCACCTCGATCACTGCGTGATCCACGTCAGCGACTGGGCGCGCTCCAACGCGTTCTACCGGGACGTGGTGGGTGCCGAGATCATCGAGCGCGGCCCCGGCTTCGCCTACCGGTTCGGCGGCGTCCAGCTCAACTGCCACGGCCCGGGCGTCGAGGCCGTGCCCGTGGCAGCGACACCTGTCCAGCCGGGCAACAGCGACCTGTGCTTCCGCTGGTCGGGCGCGATCGAGACCGCGATCGCGCATCTCGAGGCCGCCGGGGTCCCGGTGGAACTCGGCCCGGTCGAGCGGCACGGCGCCGCGGGCACCGGGATCAGCGTCTACTTCCGGGATCCGGACGGCTCGCTCCTGGAGTTCATCACCTACGCGGTATGA
- a CDS encoding cyclic nucleotide-binding domain-containing protein, with translation MTLDTEVSSLKQVPLFREVEPARLKLLAFTSERVHFEPGQRFFARGDVADAAYVILSGTADVSIDGPAGPVRLALLGQDALVGEMGILAEQPRSATVTAQSAVTALRIDRGVFLELLAQFPQISIALMRVLALRLEQTNQALAESRS, from the coding sequence ATGACCCTCGACACCGAGGTTTCCTCCCTGAAGCAGGTGCCGCTCTTCCGCGAGGTGGAGCCGGCGCGCCTGAAGCTTCTCGCCTTCACCAGCGAGCGGGTGCATTTCGAGCCGGGGCAGCGCTTCTTCGCCCGCGGCGACGTCGCGGATGCGGCCTACGTGATCCTCTCGGGCACGGCGGATGTCAGCATCGACGGTCCGGCCGGGCCGGTGCGGCTGGCGCTGCTCGGCCAGGACGCCCTCGTCGGCGAGATGGGCATCCTGGCCGAGCAGCCCCGCTCCGCCACTGTGACGGCGCAATCCGCGGTGACCGCGCTGCGCATCGACCGCGGCGTGTTCCTGGAACTCCTGGCACAGTTTCCACAGATCAGCATCGCCCTGATGCGCGTGCTGGCGCTGCGGCTGGAGCAGACCAATCAGGCGCTGGCCGAGAGCCGGAGCTGA
- a CDS encoding AI-2E family transporter, with the protein MPPITKPAAPPARVETPPLPPQERARSQGAARVLLVLTLTALGLWILHEFLPALAWAVVLAIALWPVYQRLEHRFPPGKHNILLPTLMTAAVALVFLAPLAILGIQAAREAHDVAEFVRNAEANGVPAPEFLQHLPYGAAQATAWWNDNLGHAQAGSDLLRRFENHSVLGASRNVGREVLHRIVLFGFSLVALFFLFRDWRTVRDQSLTACHRLFGPRGERVARQMVASVHGTVDGLVLVGLGEGFVLGIVYHFAGVPHPVLLGAFTAVAAMIPFGAAVAIAIAALLLVAAGSVKAALVVAAAGFVVTFVADHFIRPALIGGTTKLPFLWVLLGILGGVETFGLLGLFLGPAVMAALVLLWREFTEGQDATA; encoded by the coding sequence ATGCCACCGATCACCAAGCCCGCCGCTCCGCCGGCGCGCGTCGAGACGCCGCCCCTGCCGCCGCAGGAGCGCGCGCGCTCCCAGGGAGCGGCCCGGGTCCTGCTGGTCCTGACCCTGACGGCGCTCGGCCTCTGGATCCTGCACGAGTTCCTGCCGGCGCTCGCCTGGGCGGTGGTCCTGGCGATCGCCCTCTGGCCGGTCTACCAGCGGCTCGAGCACCGTTTCCCGCCGGGCAAGCACAACATCCTCCTGCCCACGCTGATGACCGCGGCCGTGGCGCTGGTCTTCCTGGCGCCGCTCGCGATCCTCGGCATCCAGGCCGCCCGCGAGGCCCACGACGTGGCCGAGTTCGTTCGGAACGCCGAGGCGAACGGGGTGCCGGCGCCGGAATTCCTGCAGCACCTGCCCTACGGCGCCGCGCAGGCGACCGCGTGGTGGAACGACAATCTCGGCCACGCGCAGGCGGGCTCCGATCTGCTGCGCCGGTTCGAGAACCACTCGGTGCTCGGGGCCTCCCGCAATGTCGGCCGCGAGGTGCTGCACCGCATCGTCCTGTTCGGCTTCAGCCTCGTGGCGCTGTTCTTCCTGTTCCGCGACTGGCGGACGGTGCGGGACCAGTCGCTCACCGCCTGCCACCGGCTGTTCGGGCCGCGCGGCGAGCGCGTCGCCCGCCAGATGGTGGCCTCGGTGCACGGCACGGTCGACGGGCTGGTGCTGGTCGGCCTCGGCGAGGGCTTCGTGCTCGGGATCGTCTACCACTTCGCGGGCGTGCCCCACCCGGTCCTGCTCGGCGCCTTCACGGCGGTCGCGGCGATGATCCCGTTCGGCGCCGCCGTGGCCATCGCGATCGCGGCGCTCCTCCTGGTGGCGGCCGGGTCGGTGAAAGCGGCTCTCGTGGTGGCGGCGGCGGGCTTCGTCGTGACCTTCGTGGCCGACCACTTCATCCGCCCGGCGCTGATCGGCGGCACGACCAAGCTGCCCTTCCTGTGGGTGCTCCTCGGCATCCTCGGCGGCGTCGAGACCTTCGGGCTCCTCGGCCTGTTCCTCGGGCCGGCCGTGATGGCCGCCCTGGTCCTGCTCTGGCGGGAATTCACCGAGGGACAGGACGCGACGGCCTGA